The nucleotide sequence TCTGTGGAACCGTTCGAGCCCCGACCGTACGAAATGCCCGTTACACCTGTGTCACCCCAGCCGATCATGGGCCGTAACACCGGCCACACAGCGGTGCCGGGCCCGGTGTGAGAACCAGGGGTACGCGCGCGTGGACCCGGACCGGGGTACGCGCGCGTGGACCCGGACCGGGGTACGCGCGCGTGGACCCCGGACCCGGACGTGACCCGTCGGCCGTCAGGACCTGGCGGCGCCCCCGGCGACGTCCGTGACGCCCGTCGTGACGCCCGTCGTGACGTCCGTCGTGGCGTCCGTGGCGCGCAGGAGCCGCAGGAAGGCCTTGAGGCCCGTGATGATCTCCTCGTTGTCGGTGAGACGGTTCACCGTCGACTCGAACTCCCGCGCCAGCGCGGCGATCCGCCGGTCGGTCTCGTCCGCGCGTCCGTGGGCCGAGAGGGCGACGGCGTCCACCGTACGGCGCAGCTCGGCGAGGGCCCGGTACTGCTCCTCGGCCTTGCCGTCGAGCACCGAGGCGCCGCTCTCCAGGGCGGCGACCCGCCCGGTCAGCGCCACCACGTCGTCACGCGGGAACGTCACGTCCCGGAGCAGCACGCGGAGCCTGCGCCGCAGCCGGCCGAAGTACGTGCCCGCCGGGCGGAAGAACGTGCTCAGGAGGAAGAACCCGGCGAACCAGTGGCCCGCCTCGCGGCCGGTCGCCAGGGCCACGGCGAGCGCCGCGCCGGCCGTCACCACGTGCCCGGCGACGGCCACCCGCAGCATCACGCGCGCGATGCGCCGGGTCTCGGCGTCCCGCTCGGGGGAGACGGCGATGCCCTTCTCCCGGCTGACGGCGATCTCCCCGAGGACCGCCTGCGCGCGGAAGTACAGGTTCCACGGCGCCGTGAGCAGCAGCAGGAGCCAGAGCAGCCCGAGGGCGCCCGCCCCCACGGCGAGCAGCGTGCCGGGCGGCACCCCCACCACGTACGCGAGGACCAGCGCGCCGACCGCGAGCCCCGCCGCCACGAACACACCCACGACCTTGCTCATGCCGCCCCCTCCGCGCCGCCCCACCACCCTGGCGACATGGTCCTGCCAGGGCCCGCCCGGCGGCATGAGTACCGCTACTCAGATCGCCGCCCCGGCCGCGCCCGGAGCGGCCCCGGGCGGTGGCGGCGCCCGGCCGCCCATGGGACCATTTGTATGAAGCACCAAGCCCATGTGGGGGTCGAAGAGGGCGCCATGCCTGTCATCACCGAAACCATCGACATCTCCCGCAGGCCCGCGGAAGTCTTCTCCTACGTCACCGACCCGACCCACCTGCCCGAATGGCAGGAGAGCGCCGTCTCGGTCCGGAAGATGGGCAGCGAGCCCCTCGCGACCGGCTCCAAGGTCGCCGTCACCAGGCGGCTCGGGCGGCGGGAGTTCACCTCGACCATGCAGATCATCGAGCTGGATCCGCCGCGCCGCTGGCACGTGCACGGCATCGACGGACCGGTGCGCGCCGACGTCCGGGGCACGATCGAGCCGCTGGACGACGGGGAGCGTTCCCGCGTGACGATCTCCCTCGACTTCGAGGGCCACGGCGTCGGCAAGGCCGCCGTCCCGCTGGTCGTCCGGCCGCACGCGCGCAAGGAGATGCCGAAGGACGAACGGACCCTGAAGGGCATCCTGGAGAGCGGCGCAACCGCCTGACGGCCGGCCCGGGCCGCCGGCCGGGACCCCGCCGGACGGCGGAACCCCGGCCAGGGGCCTCGGGCGGCCTCGGGCTCAGCTGATCGCGAGCGGATCACCCGGCGCGAGCGCGGCCGCGATCCGCGTGGCGACGACCTCCGCCGTGTTGCCGTCCGGCGTGTCCGCCGTCTTGGTCGAGGAGACCGCGATGGCGAGCCGCTTGGACGGCAGATACGCCTGGATCGCCGCGTACCCCGAGAACGACGGGTTCTGTACGACCCAGTTGTTGACCACGATGACACCGAGGCCGAAGTGCTTGGCCTCGGTCTGCTTCAGGCAGATCGAGGCGGGACACGTCCTCGTCCCGCCGCCGAGACCGACGGTCCCGGGATTGATCAGGGTGCGGTACGAGCGCGGTGAGAGGAGCTCGCCGCTGCCGATGGCCTCCGCCGAGCGCGCGAGATCGCAGATGTGGGTGGTGATGACCGCGCCGGGCGCGGTGGTCCACGAGGGGTTCCAGAAGGTGGACTCCTCGTAGAGGCCGCGGTCCGAGGTGAAGGCGTGCAGGACCGGACGCGGGATCTCGGGCGTGAAGTTGTTCTGCGTGTCGCGCAGCTCCAGCGGCCCCGTCACCTTCTCCCGCACCAGGCGGTCGATCCGTACCCCGGTGATCTTCTCCAGGGCTCTGATCAGGTAGACGTAGTTGGCGTGGGAGTAGCTCCAGCTCTTGCCCGGCTCGTACCAGAAGGAGTGGCGCAGCGGGAACGCCACCAGCTCCTTCGGGGTCCACGCCCGGAACGGGTTCGCCGTGAGCTCCTTGCCGAAGGCGGGGTCGGTGACGTAGTCGTGGAGTCCGGTCGTGTTGCTCGCCAGCATGCGCAGGGTGATCCGGTCCGCCTTCGGCAGGTCGGGCAGCCAGCGCTCCACCGTGTCGTCGAGCCGGACCCGCCGCTCCTCGACCAGCTTGAGCAGGGTCGTGGCGATGTGGGCGAAGGCCACCGAACCGGCCCGGAAATGCATGTCCGGCTCCGCCGGGACACCGGTCATGGACTGGCCGAGCGCGTCGGTGAGCACCTCGCGCCCGTCGAGGGTGACCCGCACCTGAACGGCGTTCAGCCGGAGGTCGGACTTGGCCTTGCGGGTGATGTCCAGGACCCGGCCCGCGGCGCCGTCCGGCCGGCCCTGGGTCCGTACGCAGTCCGACCCGCCCCGGCCGCCGTGCCCGTCGGCGAGCGCCGGCGCGACGGCGGTCGTCTGGACGGTGAGGGCGAGGAGCGCGGCGCAGAGCAGAGCCCTGCGGGACCGCGCACGCCTGCGCGTGCGCGGAGTGAGGGGGGTGTGTGTCATGCCCCGCACTATGTCCGGGGGCGGACGCTCCGACGCGCCGAACACTCCGCAACCGCCGCCGAACACGCCCGACTGGGGCAGGCGACACCGCCGACGGAGCAGTCACGGCGCGGACGCGTCCCTCGGCGGCGGCGGGCCCTCCGCCCGTACGGCCCGGACGACGACCACGGTCACACAGAACGCGATGAGCGTCTCGGCCCAGAAGAAGGCGAGGTAGTCGAGGAGGCTGCCGATGGGCGGCGCCCCCGGCGCGGTGTTGCGGAAGGCCGCCAGGGCGAACAGCGTGGCGGCCATCCAGCCCAGGGCGGGCCAGGTGAGGCCCATGCGCCGCCGGACGAGGTGCCGGCCGCCCATGAGGACGGCGACGGTGAGCGCCCACATGGCCAGCATCATGAAGACGGCGAACACGAGCACGCTCCGGGACCGCGCCACCTCCGCCGAGAACACCGCGGCGCCGTTGACCTCCGCGGTGTCCACGGCGAGCGAGAACAGCGCGTCCCGGTTGGAGAGCGTCATCCGGACGGGAACGGTCCGGCCGCCCTGCACGGCGCCGAACTCCATCTCCGTCTCGTAGGCGTCGAAGGGGTAGTCCGTGACCGCGCCGCCGGTCAGCGCGACGGGCACCTCGACGGTCGCGATCCGACCGTGGGCGGGGAAGCTGAGGTCACCCCGGACGGCGGACGAGGTCTGGAGGGTCAGGTCCTCGGTGGGGGAGATGCCGCCGGCCTCCGCGAGCGCGCCGCGCGGGGTGACGAGGACCCGCAGGACCAGCTCCCGGCCGGTCGCGTCGACGCGCTGGACGGACGCGTCGATGTCGATCCGGTCGGGAGCCTGCCCGCCGGCCGTGAACCGGGTGTCCAGGTCCTGGCGCTCGCCGAACTGGAGCCACAGCCCGCAGAGGGCGGCCGCCGCGACGGCGAGCAGCACGAGTGCCCCACTCAGTGGCCCGCCGGGGGCCCGCGTATGACGTCGTTTCAGGGACACGGCCGCGCTCCGGGGTGGGGGAGAGGACGGGGGGCGGGGCGGACGCCGCCGCCGTCGGCGGCTTCCGCGGGGGTCAGGCGGCGGGCTTGCCCGGCTGGTCGTGGGTCGCGCAGTGGATGCCGCCGCCACCGGACGCGATGGTGTCGATCTGCACCTGCACGACGTCCCGCTTGGGGAAGTGCTCCTGGAGGATGCCCCGGGCCCGGTCGTCGGCCTTCCGGTCGCCGAACCTCGGCATGAAGACGGAGTCGTTGGCCACGTAGAAATTGGCGTACGTCGACACGAAGTCGTCGCCCTCACCGGTGATCCGGGCGAGGTCCGGCTGCGGCAGGTCCACGATCTCGAAGCGCCGGCCGCGCGCGTCGGTCGCCTTCTCCAGGACGGAGCGGGCTTGGTCGGCGGAGCGTGACCACGAGTCGGCGGGGGAGCCGGGGAAGGCCTGGTCGAGCAGGACCACCCCGGGCGCGGTGAACCGCACGAGGCTGTCCACGTGTGCGTCGGTGATGTCCTGGCCGCGCACTCCGGCGAACCAGACGACCTTCTCCACGCCGAGCGTCTCGATCAGCTCGTCCTCGATCTGGTCGCGGGTCTTCCCCCGGTTCCGGTTGTCGTTGACGATCGAGCTCTCGGTGACGAGGAGGGTGCCCTCGCCGTCGGTCTCGAAGGAGCCTCCCTCGGCGACGAGCGGCGCCTCCTCGCGGGGGATGCCGTACTTCTTCAGCAGCAGCCGGCCGACCTCGGCATCGTTGGTGTGCTCCTGCTTCCCACCCCAGCCGTTGAAGTTGAAGTCGACGCCGAGGAGCTCGCCCCCGTCCTCCACGAAGACGGGCACCGTGTCGCGCGCCCACAGGTCGTCGACCGGCAGCGCGATGACCTCGACCTGGGAGCCGCACGCCCGCTGGGCGGCCGCGACCTGGTCCGGCCTGGCCATCATGACGACGGCCTCGTACTCGGCGACCGCGCGGGCGATCCGGGCGATGTCCTCCCGTACGAAGGGCAGGTCGTCCTCCCAGACGGAGGCGAGCGCGGGCCACGACATGAACGTACGGGTGTGGCTGTCCCACTCGGCGCCGAAGCGACGCTCACCGCGCGCGGCCGCGGGGCTGCCCGACCCGGTGGCGGGGCGGGTCGGGGTGCCGGTGGCGCCGGCCGGTCCCGACGCGTCGGGACCGCAGGCCGCGGCCCCCAGGGCGAGGGCGCCGCCGATACCGGCGAAGGCGCGCAGGGTCGTACGCCGGGAGGGAGGGAGGTGGGACACGCTGTGCTCCGATCATGGGCTGGCGAGACTATCCAGCGACGGCGGGCGGGTCGCGGTGACACACACGCGGCGCGGCGGGATTCGCGGGCCTGGGCCTCACACGGGCGGCCGCGTACCGGGAGTACGCGTCCGGGCGCCCGGGGTGTGAGTGGGGGTGGGCCGTGCCGCCACTCTGACACTGACCGGATTTTCAGTCAAACCGCCCGCCCGCTTCCGCCCCCTGTCAGCGTTCGCCCCCGCCCGCGTCCGTCACCCCGTCGTGCACACGGCCCGGCGGTCCGGCAGCGCCAGGAGGGCCCGTGCCTCCGCCGCGATTCCCTGCCGCAGCAGCTCGCGCGCGTGGCCCACCGGCAGGACGCCGATCAGCCAACGGGTGCTCAGGCCCTCCAGGAGGGCGGTGAGCCGCTCCGCCGCGGTGACGAGACGGGCTTCCGGGGCCGCGGGGACCGCCAGGCCGAGGAGGTCCGCGACCTCGCGGACCCAGTCGGCCCGTGCCCGCGCGAGTTCCTCCCGCAGCTCGGGGTCGAAGACCGCGCCGGCCCGCAGCTCGCCCCACGCCGTGCTGTTCTCCCGCACCTCGGGCACTTCCTGGAGCTCGAGGAGCAGCCTCCGCTCCAGCTCCTCCAGCGGCGGCCCGGGCTCGCGGGGGTCGGCGGGATCGCCGCGGGTGTACCGCTCCGCGCGGGCGCCGATGAACTCCAGCGTGCTGCGCAGCAGACCCGCGCGGTCCTCGAAGTGGTAGTAGACGAGCGCCTTGGAGACACCCGCCTCGGCGGCCAGCTCGTCGACCCGGAGCCCGCGCACGCCACGGCGTGCGATCACCAGGGCGGCCGCCTCCAGGATGGCCCGTCTCCGGTCCTTCATCCCGCACTCCTTCTCTCCGGTTCCCGGGCCACACGCCCGGGCCTGTCTGTTGACTGAAACTTTAGTCAATAGGCGCATCTGGCCGTACTCGGGTGATCGCACCGCTCCGCCGTCCGGATAGGGTTCACGGCATGTCGTCTCGCAGTACTCAGATCCTGGAAGCGGCCGCCCGGTTGATCGCCCGGCGCGGGGTGCGCGGACTCCGTGTGGAGGAACTCGCCGCGGAGGCCGGTGTCTCCACCGGCCTGATCTATTACCACTTCAAGGACCGCACCGGGATCCTGCGGCACACGCTGGAGTTCATCAACGACCGCGCGGAGCGGTACACCACCTCGCGGGACCCCGACGCGGAGCCGCTCGGCCCCCGCGAGGAACTCGACGAGGTGCTCCTCCTGGAGCTCCAGGACACGCCGGAGGTACGGGAGAACAGCTCGGCCTGGGGCGAGCTGCGGGCGAGCGCCGTGTTCGACCCGGTCCTGCGTGAGGACCTGGCCCGGGCGACCCTGGTCTGGGTGCAGGAGGTGGCCGCGCTCCTGGGCCAGGTCCAGCCGATGGCGCCGGCCGCCGTGCTCGCCTCGGCGGCCGAGCGGCTCACCGCCCTCCTGGAGGGCCTGAGCATGCGCTGGCTGAGCGGTGGCCTCGCGATCGAGCACGCGCGGAGCCTGCTGCGGGAGGCCGTCGACGTCGAGCTGGCCGCCCTGCGGCAGCCGTAGCCGGGCGTCGGTCGCGGGCCGCGCGACCACCCGTTGTTCATGTCCGCGCCCTTGCGGGTCTCCCCCTGACTTGACTCTTGACTGACTTTTCAGTCAGTGCCACAGTGTGGGCATCGCGAGGTCCCGCCGCCCGCCCTGCTCGGCCCGCGGGCGGCGTCGTGGACCCAGACGAGAGGCCCGCCCCACTCCGCCTCCCCCTTCCCCCCCTTCCTCTGCCTCTCCCTGTTCCTTTTCATACCCATGGTCTTGACTGAAAATTCAGTAAGGGCCACGATCCTTCCACCGATCGAAATGAGACACCGATGAGCACGTACCGGATGCCCGCCGAATGGTCCGAGCACGAGGGCTGCCTGATGGCGTGGCCCACCCGCGTCGACCTGTGGCACGACGTCCTCGACGCCGTGCAGCAGGAGTACGCGGACGTCGCCCGCGCCGTCGCCCGCTTCGAACCCGTCACCATGGTCGCCCCGCCCGGCGCCGGCGACGAGGCCCGCGCCCGCTGCGGCGCGGACGTCACCGTCGTGGAACTGCCGCTCGACGACTCCTGGTTCCGCGACTCCGCGCCGATCTTCGTCCTGGACGGCGACGGACGCCGCGCCGGTGTCGACTTCCGCTTCAACGCCTGGGGCCGCAAGCACCACCCGTACGACTCCGACGACCGGGTCAGCGCCCTCCTCCTGGAGCACCTCGGCGTCGACCGCATCGCCTCCGACATGATCCTGGAGGGCGGGGCGATCACCGTCGACGGCGAGGGCACCCTCATCACCACCGAGCAGTGCCTCCTCCACCCCAACCGCAACCCGGACCTGACCCGCGAGCAGATCGAGGCCGAGCTCAAGGGCCGGCTCGGCGTCAGCAAGGTGATCTGGCTCCCGTACGGCGGACTGCTCGACACCGAGACCGACGGCCACGTCGACGGCGTCTGCGCCTTCGCGGCCCCCGGCAAGGTCGTCGTCTCGCTGCCGGACGACCCCGCGCACCCCGACTACGCCCGGATGCGCGCCAACCGCGCCGTCCTGGAGGTCTCCACCGACGCCCGGGGCCGCGCCCTGGAGATCGTCGACGTTCCCCAGGTCGCGTTCGCCGAGGTCGCCGGGGGACAGGTGGAGGTCTCGTACCTCAACTACTACGTCGCCAACGGCGGTGTCGTGGTCCCCGTCGCCGGAGTGCCGCAGGACATGGCCGCGCTCGACGTCATCTCCGCCGCCTACCCGGACCGCAAGGTCGTCGGCGTCCGGGCACCGGTGATCGCGTGGGGCGGCGGCGGCGTGCACTGCATCACCCAGCAGGTCCCGGCGGCCCGCCCCACCGCCTGACGCCCGCCGTCTCCCGCCCCGCGCCCCCGTCGCACCTCCCACCGCCTGACGGCGGCGCGCGTCCCCACCCGCGTCACCCCCTGCGTACGAACGAAAGAGAGAGCGCGACGATGACACCCGCACCCCCACCCCGCGTCTCCCGACGCCGCCCCGGCCCGCTCCGCGGCCGGTCCGTCCCTGCGGCGGCCGCGCGGGCGACGCTCGCGGTGCTGTCCTCGGTCGCCGTGCTCGCCGCCTGCGCGGGACCGCCCCGGGACGGGACGGCCGGTCCCGGCTCGTACCAGCTCTCCGCCGGGACTCCGAAGCCCGCAGGCGACATCGACTCCTTCACCTGGGCCGTGTACGCCGAGCCGCCGACGCTCGACCACACCGTGGCCTTCGACTACCCGCAGAACACGATCCTCGCCAACGTGTGCGAGAGCCTGATGCGCTGGACCCCGGGCCTCACCCTCGAACCGGGCCTCGCCGAGAAAGCCTCCAACCCCGACCCGACCACCTGGGTGTACGACCTGCGGCGCGGGGTCCGCTTCCACGACGGCCGGACCATGAGCGCCGACGACGTGGTCTTCAGCCTCGGCCGCCAGATGGACCCGGAGAACGCGGCGGCCTGGGCGCAGAACTTCGAGAACGTCTCGTCCGTACGGAAGACCGGCCCGCTGCAGGTCACCGTCAAGCTCAAGAAGCCGGACTCCCAGTTCCCGCAGTACATGGCGACCGCCGCCGGCGTCGTCGCCTCCAAGGCCGGGGTGATCGCCGCCGGCAAGGACTACGGCACGTCCGGCGGCCTGGCCTGCACCGGCCCGTTCTCCCTCGGCGCCTGGCAGAAGGGCCAGTCGCTGGAGCTCGACCGCTTCGACGGCTACTGGGGCACCCGGGCCAAGGCGGGCAAGGTCGTCTTCCGCTTCCTGACCGACCCCACCGCCCGGACGAACGCCCTCCTCAGCGGCGAGGCCGACGGCGGCTACCTGATCCCGACCGAGAGCTACGCCCGGCTCAGGACCAGCGGCGTCGGAACCCTCTACTTCGGCGAGAGCCTCAGCACCGTCAACGTCAACGTCACCGACATGAAGGGCCCGCTCGGCGACGTCCGGGTCCGCCGTGCCCTCTCGCTCGCCCTCGATCGCTCCGGCTTCGTGAAGGCGGGTCTCGGCGGCGCGGGCACCGTCACCAACTCCCTCACCACCAAAGCCGTCTGGGCGGGCGCCTCACCGCAGGTCCGGGAGGCCGCCTTCGCCGGACTGCCGCCCACCGAGCGGGACATCGAGAAGGCCCGCGCGCTCGTCCAGGAGGCCGGCGCCACCGGCAAGACCCTGACCGTCGCGACCAGTTCGATCGGCCAGGACGTCTCGCTGCTCGCCACCGCCGTCCAGGCGGCGGGCAGCCGGATCGGACTGAACATCACCCTCAAGTCGGTGGCCCCCAACGCCTTCACGGCCCTGTTCACCGACCCGGAGGCGCGCGAGGGCATCGACATGTTCCCGCTCACCTACTACGACTCGATCACCGACCCGCTGGACCTGCTCACCAACTTCAGGACCGGCGCCTAC is from Streptomyces venezuelae ATCC 10712 and encodes:
- a CDS encoding SRPBCC family protein translates to MPVITETIDISRRPAEVFSYVTDPTHLPEWQESAVSVRKMGSEPLATGSKVAVTRRLGRREFTSTMQIIELDPPRRWHVHGIDGPVRADVRGTIEPLDDGERSRVTISLDFEGHGVGKAAVPLVVRPHARKEMPKDERTLKGILESGATA
- a CDS encoding serine hydrolase domain-containing protein, whose translation is MTHTPLTPRTRRRARSRRALLCAALLALTVQTTAVAPALADGHGGRGGSDCVRTQGRPDGAAGRVLDITRKAKSDLRLNAVQVRVTLDGREVLTDALGQSMTGVPAEPDMHFRAGSVAFAHIATTLLKLVEERRVRLDDTVERWLPDLPKADRITLRMLASNTTGLHDYVTDPAFGKELTANPFRAWTPKELVAFPLRHSFWYEPGKSWSYSHANYVYLIRALEKITGVRIDRLVREKVTGPLELRDTQNNFTPEIPRPVLHAFTSDRGLYEESTFWNPSWTTAPGAVITTHICDLARSAEAIGSGELLSPRSYRTLINPGTVGLGGGTRTCPASICLKQTEAKHFGLGVIVVNNWVVQNPSFSGYAAIQAYLPSKRLAIAVSSTKTADTPDGNTAEVVATRIAAALAPGDPLAIS
- a CDS encoding DUF4436 domain-containing protein; translation: MLLAVAAAALCGLWLQFGERQDLDTRFTAGGQAPDRIDIDASVQRVDATGRELVLRVLVTPRGALAEAGGISPTEDLTLQTSSAVRGDLSFPAHGRIATVEVPVALTGGAVTDYPFDAYETEMEFGAVQGGRTVPVRMTLSNRDALFSLAVDTAEVNGAAVFSAEVARSRSVLVFAVFMMLAMWALTVAVLMGGRHLVRRRMGLTWPALGWMAATLFALAAFRNTAPGAPPIGSLLDYLAFFWAETLIAFCVTVVVVRAVRAEGPPPPRDASAP
- a CDS encoding agmatine deiminase family protein, encoding MSHLPPSRRTTLRAFAGIGGALALGAAACGPDASGPAGATGTPTRPATGSGSPAAARGERRFGAEWDSHTRTFMSWPALASVWEDDLPFVREDIARIARAVAEYEAVVMMARPDQVAAAQRACGSQVEVIALPVDDLWARDTVPVFVEDGGELLGVDFNFNGWGGKQEHTNDAEVGRLLLKKYGIPREEAPLVAEGGSFETDGEGTLLVTESSIVNDNRNRGKTRDQIEDELIETLGVEKVVWFAGVRGQDITDAHVDSLVRFTAPGVVLLDQAFPGSPADSWSRSADQARSVLEKATDARGRRFEIVDLPQPDLARITGEGDDFVSTYANFYVANDSVFMPRFGDRKADDRARGILQEHFPKRDVVQVQIDTIASGGGGIHCATHDQPGKPAA
- a CDS encoding TetR/AcrR family transcriptional regulator is translated as MKDRRRAILEAAALVIARRGVRGLRVDELAAEAGVSKALVYYHFEDRAGLLRSTLEFIGARAERYTRGDPADPREPGPPLEELERRLLLELQEVPEVRENSTAWGELRAGAVFDPELREELARARADWVREVADLLGLAVPAAPEARLVTAAERLTALLEGLSTRWLIGVLPVGHARELLRQGIAAEARALLALPDRRAVCTTG
- a CDS encoding TetR/AcrR family transcriptional regulator yields the protein MSSRSTQILEAAARLIARRGVRGLRVEELAAEAGVSTGLIYYHFKDRTGILRHTLEFINDRAERYTTSRDPDAEPLGPREELDEVLLLELQDTPEVRENSSAWGELRASAVFDPVLREDLARATLVWVQEVAALLGQVQPMAPAAVLASAAERLTALLEGLSMRWLSGGLAIEHARSLLREAVDVELAALRQP
- a CDS encoding agmatine deiminase family protein — its product is MSTYRMPAEWSEHEGCLMAWPTRVDLWHDVLDAVQQEYADVARAVARFEPVTMVAPPGAGDEARARCGADVTVVELPLDDSWFRDSAPIFVLDGDGRRAGVDFRFNAWGRKHHPYDSDDRVSALLLEHLGVDRIASDMILEGGAITVDGEGTLITTEQCLLHPNRNPDLTREQIEAELKGRLGVSKVIWLPYGGLLDTETDGHVDGVCAFAAPGKVVVSLPDDPAHPDYARMRANRAVLEVSTDARGRALEIVDVPQVAFAEVAGGQVEVSYLNYYVANGGVVVPVAGVPQDMAALDVISAAYPDRKVVGVRAPVIAWGGGGVHCITQQVPAARPTA
- a CDS encoding ABC transporter substrate-binding protein — translated: MTPAPPPRVSRRRPGPLRGRSVPAAAARATLAVLSSVAVLAACAGPPRDGTAGPGSYQLSAGTPKPAGDIDSFTWAVYAEPPTLDHTVAFDYPQNTILANVCESLMRWTPGLTLEPGLAEKASNPDPTTWVYDLRRGVRFHDGRTMSADDVVFSLGRQMDPENAAAWAQNFENVSSVRKTGPLQVTVKLKKPDSQFPQYMATAAGVVASKAGVIAAGKDYGTSGGLACTGPFSLGAWQKGQSLELDRFDGYWGTRAKAGKVVFRFLTDPTARTNALLSGEADGGYLIPTESYARLRTSGVGTLYFGESLSTVNVNVTDMKGPLGDVRVRRALSLALDRSGFVKAGLGGAGTVTNSLTTKAVWAGASPQVREAAFAGLPPTERDIEKARALVQEAGATGKTLTVATSSIGQDVSLLATAVQAAGSRIGLNITLKSVAPNAFTALFTDPEAREGIDMFPLTYYDSITDPLDLLTNFRTGAYLNFAGYSDKAYDDLVDRATATYDRDSRLRIETELQKRAAEQLPWIPVAEWPTALFLNKRITGAPTTIAYMYYPWAADVGAAP